A single genomic interval of Syntrophobotulus glycolicus DSM 8271 harbors:
- a CDS encoding glycosyltransferase family 4 protein, producing MNILILSTRIPYPLTAGFRIRIFNTAKHLKSAGHSVGLLQLTSQEKSYDQELKDVFDYVETIPLRKTEVICNLLKCLFNHRRPFQVGLYQNRLFSARLSVLSQDYDVVIANHVRAAEYAKPLQGIKKILDMHDAISYTYQNTIHHSNGIKRIIYRTEHKRLKAYERDIVNHFDRNIIISPVDKAYLEQLGAGPDKITIVPVAVRDDIAVRKSNYLKDQNKICFLGKMSYQPNEDAVLWFCRKVFPRLKLRIPELIFYIIGIEPTKKVCELAKTEGIIITGFVENPFELISRCIAMVAPIRSGAGMQNKVLESMLVGTPTVISSIAAEGLEGIAGRDFLLAERPEDYLEKILTLYHDPALREKIGQNGQQLVENKYSWKVLSEKWVRIIQSVAG from the coding sequence ATCAATATTCTCATATTATCAACAAGGATTCCTTATCCCCTGACCGCCGGATTCCGAATTCGCATATTCAATACCGCCAAGCATCTGAAAAGCGCCGGACATTCCGTCGGCCTGCTTCAGCTTACCTCTCAGGAAAAGAGCTATGACCAGGAGCTTAAAGACGTTTTCGATTATGTTGAAACGATCCCCCTGCGCAAAACCGAGGTCATTTGCAACCTGTTAAAATGCTTGTTTAACCACAGGCGTCCATTTCAGGTTGGTTTATATCAAAACAGGCTTTTTTCAGCCAGGCTGTCAGTCTTGAGTCAGGATTACGACGTGGTCATTGCAAATCATGTAAGGGCAGCCGAATATGCCAAACCGCTCCAGGGAATCAAGAAAATCCTGGATATGCATGATGCAATCTCTTATACCTATCAAAACACGATTCACCATTCCAACGGGATAAAAAGAATCATTTACCGTACGGAGCACAAACGGCTGAAAGCTTATGAACGAGATATTGTCAATCATTTTGACCGAAATATTATTATTTCTCCGGTAGACAAGGCTTATTTGGAACAATTGGGAGCAGGTCCTGACAAGATAACGATCGTCCCTGTTGCCGTACGGGATGATATTGCCGTTCGCAAAAGCAATTACCTGAAAGACCAGAATAAAATTTGTTTTTTAGGGAAAATGTCTTATCAGCCTAATGAAGACGCGGTTTTATGGTTCTGCCGAAAAGTATTCCCCAGGCTCAAATTGAGAATTCCTGAACTGATTTTTTACATTATCGGGATCGAACCGACCAAAAAAGTCTGTGAGCTGGCGAAGACTGAAGGGATCATCATCACCGGGTTTGTGGAAAATCCCTTTGAACTGATCAGCCGGTGCATCGCCATGGTCGCCCCCATTCGCAGCGGGGCCGGTATGCAGAATAAGGTTTTGGAAAGCATGCTTGTGGGAACCCCGACAGTCATCTCCTCAATTGCCGCCGAAGGTTTGGAGGGAATAGCCGGACGGGACTTTCTGCTGGCAGAGCGGCCGGAAGATTATCTGGAAAAAATCCTGACGCTGTACCATGATCCGGCTCTAAGAGAAAAAATCGGCCAAAACGGACAACAGTTGGTAGAAAACAAATATTCCTGGAAGGTCCTCTCGGAAAAATGGGTTAGGATCATCCAAAGTGTAGCGGGCTGA
- a CDS encoding sugar transferase — protein sequence MIEATALKKMIDNAAAIHTAHEPGKTNLSNDDIIMIEQLCSLKNGFVYRSLKRLLDLAVSLNGLLILFFPMLLIGVWIKLDSEGPALFTQERLGLNGKPFRLFKFRSMRIDAEADGPRWASKEDDRLTRVGRLIRKTRLDELPQLLNILTGHMSLVGPRPERKIFYDQFETYIHGFHQRLMVKPGLTGLAQVNGGYDLLPEEKILLDVEYMKNQSLVLDIQLILKTVVIVFNHHGAR from the coding sequence ATGATTGAAGCAACTGCTTTAAAAAAAATGATTGACAATGCGGCGGCCATTCACACCGCCCATGAGCCGGGAAAAACAAATCTAAGTAATGATGACATTATTATGATCGAGCAGCTTTGCTCTCTAAAAAACGGATTTGTCTACCGCTCTCTAAAACGCTTGCTTGATCTGGCGGTCAGCCTGAACGGACTCCTGATCTTATTTTTTCCCATGCTGCTCATTGGGGTATGGATTAAGCTTGATTCAGAAGGCCCGGCCCTGTTTACTCAGGAGCGCCTGGGATTAAACGGAAAACCATTCCGGCTTTTTAAATTCCGCTCCATGCGGATTGATGCCGAAGCGGACGGACCGCGCTGGGCTTCCAAAGAAGACGACAGGCTGACGCGGGTCGGACGGCTGATCCGCAAAACCAGGCTGGACGAGCTGCCTCAGTTGCTTAACATCCTGACCGGCCATATGAGTCTGGTCGGGCCTCGTCCCGAGCGCAAAATTTTTTATGATCAATTTGAAACTTACATTCATGGCTTCCATCAAAGACTGATGGTCAAGCCTGGACTTACAGGCCTGGCTCAGGTCAACGGCGGCTATGACTTGCTGCCGGAAGAAAAGATTCTGCTGGATGTCGAGTATATGAAAAACCAGTCCTTAGTCCTGGATATTCAATTAATTTTAAAAACTGTCGTTATTGTATTCAACCATCATGGTGCGAGGTGA
- a CDS encoding D-sedoheptulose-7-phosphate isomerase, with amino-acid sequence MSMSSIGSQLRRHIELLKRYPALSPIGEDILRAYFFMEACYKNGGKLLIAGNGGSAADAEHIVGELMKSFELPRKLSKRLIDSMIAIDATRGNELAVKLQDGLPAIALQNHPALNTAYANDVDGLLCYAQQVHVYGQKPDVFLAISTSGNSQNLLYAAVAAKAKNMKIIGLTGDRPSMLSQIADVTVRVPETVTYRIQELHLPIYHCWCLMLEDCFFGCSKY; translated from the coding sequence ATGTCTATGAGCAGTATAGGATCTCAACTGCGGCGACATATTGAATTACTTAAACGATATCCCGCACTCTCGCCTATCGGCGAAGATATCCTCCGGGCCTATTTTTTTATGGAAGCCTGCTATAAAAACGGGGGCAAGCTGCTCATCGCAGGAAACGGCGGCAGTGCGGCCGATGCCGAACACATCGTGGGCGAGCTGATGAAAAGCTTCGAACTTCCACGCAAGCTGAGCAAGAGACTGATTGACTCCATGATCGCCATCGATGCGACCAGGGGAAACGAATTGGCCGTCAAGCTTCAAGACGGACTTCCCGCTATCGCTCTCCAAAACCATCCGGCTCTGAACACCGCATATGCCAATGATGTTGACGGTCTGCTCTGTTATGCCCAGCAGGTACACGTTTACGGGCAAAAACCGGATGTTTTTCTGGCGATTTCTACGTCCGGGAATTCTCAAAACCTTTTGTACGCAGCCGTAGCGGCAAAAGCAAAAAACATGAAAATCATCGGGCTGACCGGTGACCGCCCCAGCATGCTGTCTCAAATAGCTGATGTCACGGTGCGGGTGCCGGAGACGGTGACATATCGGATTCAGGAGCTGCACCTTCCCATTTATCATTGCTGGTGCCTGATGCTTGAGGACTGTTTTTTTGGGTGTAGTAAGTATTAA